The Pseudoalteromonas sp. N1230-9 genome segment TCACTTTATCTTCAGCTACAAGCTCTGCTGGTTTTTCAGCGTTGTACACCATAGGCGATGTTTGCTCTGATGCTAAGCGTTTTTGCATGTCTTTGCCGTCACCAGTAATAAACACATAGTGGATATTCTCTGTTTGCAAGTTATCGCGAATAACACGGTTAACATCATCAAGGGTTAGCTTTTCAAGCTTGCCGCGCACATAGTCAACAAAGCTCTCTGTGTTATAGAACTCACTATCAAGCGCATAGCCTAATTGGCGATCTTGGCTTGCAACCATTTGTGGCACAAAGTTAATTAAGAAGTTACGCGTCGCTTCAAAGTCTTCTTTACTAATACCCTCTTTAATTAGCTTATCAAGCTCAAACAGCGCCGTACGTGTTGCAAAGTGCGCGTCGTTATTTGAACGAAGCGGACGTAACCACACTTGGAAAATTTGTTCTGAACGACCTAAGTTAGCATCAGGTTTAGTTTGGAACATACCACGCGGGAAGTACTCAATATATGCATAGTCACCATAGTTCATACCACGGGTTTGACGAATACGCTGATACAAGAAGCTGTTTGAGCTGCGATGTTCACCAAAGTAAGAGCGTACTAACCAAAGTGCGGTCCAATCATCACTGCTACGAATAGTATCGATTGGGAAACCAAATGACACAGCGGTAGATTGCGCTGATTTTTCAACAATCGTTGCATGATGCCCTTTTAGCACTGGCGCATCAGGGATCGTTAAGCGGCTTTCTTTACCATGTGGAAGCGATGTTAAGTCTTTCAGCATAGTTGATTTAACATCACTCGGAATCGCACCAATTAAACCCACAGTTAACTTAGATTGGGTAAACTGATTAGCATAAAACGCTTTTACATCGTCAAGCGTCAACGCTTCAAGATCTGATAAATCACCATAGTTATAGCTTTCGTATGGATGGCCTTTATAAAGCTGATGATAAAGCACTTCTTTACCTAACTCTTCGTCATTTGACGCTTTCAGACCCGCTTTAATGCTATCAATAAGCTCTTTTTTCAGACGCTTGAAATCATCTTCTCTAAAGCCAGGATTTAACAATTGATCGCTAACAAGTGCATACCACTTGGCAGCATTGTCTTTATGCACACGACCACGTAGTGAAATCATCTCTTTATCGATTTGATAGCCAAAGCTTCCCGCCAGTGGGTATAACGCTTTTTGAATATCTTTGTAGCTCATAGTTTCAGAGCCACCTTGCGCTAGCATTGCAGCAGTGAGTACCGCTAAGCCTTTTTTGCCTTGTGGATCAGCCGCTGCACCGGTATTGAATAACCAGTTAACATCAACCAGTGGCGAGCTATTTGTTTTATCAAGTACTTTAAAATGACGCTCTGTTGGGGCTTGCTCAATATTCGCCACTGCCTCGTTTAAGTCAACCTCGTGATCAAAGCCTGCCACTTTATCAAGCGCCGACATTGTCACTGTGGTGCGGCTTGAATCAACAAAATATTTGTTTGCTACCGCTTTGATATCTTCTGGAGTGATGCTATCAGCAGTTGCATACAGTTGGTTTATCACTTCAGGGTCGCGCTCAAAGTGCATGTAGCTTGCAAGCGTTGAGGCAATTGACTGCGATGAATCAAGACCATTAATAAAACTGTATTTTAAGTTAGATTTTAAATCAGCTAACTTTTGCGCATCAACAAGCTCCGTGCGCGCTTGTGCATAAGTACGGTTAATCGCATCACGCGCTTTTGCAAGGTCCGCTTCGTTTTCGACTTTTACAAAAACATGTAATAACCCAGGATCTTTAGTATCAGGGTTATAGGTAAACATTTGGCTGGCAATTTGTTTATCAACAACAAGCTCTTGATAAAGTGCCGAGTTGTTTGAGAAATAAAGCTGTGAGATCAAACCAAGGGCTGCGCGGTCTTTTTGAGTTGGATCCCATGCTGTGCCTTTGTAAGACACAAGCAACCAGTGACCTGGTAAACCATCATTTTTTTCATGCACATATTTTGCTGCTTGTTGTTTTGGTTCAACAGGAATATCAGCTTGGTAATCACCTTTTTCCCAGTTGCCCCAGTGCTTTTTCACCATTGCCATGGTTTCTTGTGGATCAACATCACCAACAATAACTAAAGATACATATTCAGGTTTATAAAACTTAGCGAAGAACTCTTTACCATACGCCATTTGATCAGGCATAGCTTCAATGTCTTCAAAAAAGCCCATAGTGGTATGCTTATACGTATGCTTTTCGAATGCTTCATTACGAACAGCAGAAAGTAATTTACGAATTGGGCTGGCATTATTCTTTAGATATTCCCCTTTTACAGTCAGCGCTTCAGTGCGGAACTGCTCTTCGCTGTACGTCAGATTTTGAAAAATATCCGCTTCGATTTCGAGTACTTTATCTAAGTGTTCTTTTGAGAAGTTTAAGTGGTAGTTAGTGTAATCATTGGTTGTGTATGCGCGATTATCAACACCTGAGTTTTTTAGAATATCTGAATACACATCTTGCGGGAATTTTTCAGAGCCTTTAAACATCATATGCTCAAAGAAGTGTGCAAAACCGGTTTTACCTGCTTCAACCTCATTACGTGAACCAACCGATACTGGAATTTGCAGTGATACAACATCTGGGTAATCTGTTTTTACCACCATTACACGAAGACCGTTTTCAAGCTCTTCTAATAGGTAATCTTGGCTAAATACACGATTATCATCTTGGCTTACTGACTGCTCAACCTCGACTTCTTTAACCATCGTTGACTGTGAATTGCTTGCGCATCCGCCGAGCGCTAGCGTGACAGCAACGGCTGTTGCTAATAATCTAAATTTCATTATGTTCCCTTGTTAGTTATTTTTCTCATAGTTATTAACCGTTGATTATGCACCAAAGTACCAGAAAATATGAGGGTTGAAGGCAGAATTAATGTAAACAGGTGTGTCAGTTTTTACGAACAACGGCCTTTTAAGTTGAGCAAAATTCATAGTCATTGAAAAACTTTCACGAAAAAAATCTATCTAGACGTCTAAATGGCTGCTATATTATCCTCATAGACGCAACTACAGCTGGAATGAGGATTATGGCTTTATCATTACAAGAGAAAATTGAAGACACCAATCAAGGTGTTTACCTTATTGGTACCACACCGCCTAAATCTGGCACTGATAAAGCTCAGCTTGAAACCATTGCGCAAAAGCTATTAGGTCGTTTACACGAAATTGAATACGATGGTGTGATTATCTATGACATTCAAGATGAAAGTAGTCGTACGGCAAAACCACGCCCATTTCCATTCAAAGAAACCGTCGATCCACGTGAGTACTCTCATTTATTACGTAACTTGTCTCAACAAGATGTTATTACGTACAAAAGCGTTGCTCAACGCGGTGAAGCTGAGTTTAACGAATGGCTAGCAGAAACTCGTAATGATTTTGATTTAAAAAACTTAGTGTTAGTTGGTAGCCCATCATCTCATGGCGATATCAAATTGAGCCTGCCTGATGCTTATAAAACACTTCAAAAACAAGATAATGATATATTTTTAGGTGGCGTTACCATAGCTGAGCGTCATGCTAGCAAACGCAATGAGCATGAGCGATTGCTTGAAAAAACTGAGCAAGGTTGTCAGTTTTTTATCTCCCAAGCTGTGTATAACGCACAGGCTACAATCGACTTAATCACCAGTTATGCGCGTAGCTGTAAAGCACTTGGCATTTCACCGAAACGAATCATTCTTACTTTCACCCCCTGTGGTGGTGAGAAAACACTTGAGTTTATGCAGTGGTTGGGTATATCTGTACCAGAGGCAACAAAATGGCGCATGCTTGATTCCGCGAACCCACTAAGCGAGTCTGTACGTATTTGCCGTGAAAACCTCGACCTAATATTGCAAAGTTGCGCTCATTTAAATGTACCGCTTGGCTTAAATATTGAGAGTTTAACTAACCGTAAAGAAGAAATTGATGCATCTATCAATCTTTACCGTTTACTTAAAGCAACGATGGAATTAAACCTAGCAGAGAAGCAAATAGCCTAATCACGTTTATAGGCTTGCTTTTTCTCATACATATCTTCGTCTGCACGTTTTAGAAGATCAGCAAATGTTTCATTATGTTGAGTAAGCATCGCATAGCCGATACTGAGGCTAAGTTCTGGCAAGCCCTGACTTTGCAGGTTTGCCTTAAACTTGGTCTCAAGCTTTTTCATAATCGTATCGATACAATCACCACTCGTTGCTTGAAGAAGGGCAACAAACTCATCACCACCTAGTCGACCGATAATATCAGCCTCTCGTAAGGTGCCTTTCATTGAGTCAGCAAGGCTAATTAGAGCTTGGTCTCCCACCTCATGACCAAAATTATCATTAAGCGGTTTAAAGTTATTAACATCAATAAATAAGCAGCATACTTCAAAGCCTAGACGAGCTGCTAGATTTAATTTATGTTGCGAGAGTAAGTCCAAGGCGCGACGGTTATAAATATTCGTTAATGGGTCTAGCATGGCAATTTCACGCATTTGTGCGAAGCTATCTAACAATGCTAAATCATCTTCAACCATGTCTCTGAGTTGCTTTATGAGTTCTATTAGGCTTGGTTGATAATCAGTTTGTTCAAAATCCATCACACAAAATGTGCCAAATGGTTCTCCATTAGGCCAACAAATTGGCACACCTAAATATGATTCAATGCCATCTTTACTATAAGGACTGTCATGCCATTGACTGTCCTCACTCACATGAGGAACATAAAGCGGTGCTAAGTCGCGCAAAACTTGCTTGCAAAAGATATTATCGTCAGCATTTGATTCTGCCCCCACATCATAGGGGTTTTCTTGTTGTTTGCTTGACACAATGATGCGATACGCACCATTGTTTTTTTGCACGATAAAACCAGCTGGTGCGGAAAATAGCTCAGTCATTAAATCAATTGTTTTTTGCCACTTTTGTAGCGAAAACTGGTTGTCCGGTTGACGAAATGCACATTTATTGGCTTCAAACATACTACACACTCAAATTAACCAGTGGATAGTTTAAATATACGCCAAATTTAACGACGTCTCGGACTTTTTTTTCCTAAAATACGTTTTTTATCTCGTGAACGACGTGCTTTATTGGTGTTTTTTCTGATTTGTTTCGGCTCTTTGCTTAAATCAGGTTCATAACCTGGTAACCATTGAGGTGTAAGGCGTGTATCGAGCAAAATATCAATCTCATCAAGCAGGTATTGTTCGTCAATACTCACCAGCGACATTGCAAAACCTTTCTCACCCGCTCGCCCTGTGCGGCCAATTCGGTGCACATAATCCTCTGCAACATAAGGCAGCTCATAGTTTATCACGTACCTTAAAGAGGCAATATCAAGACCACGTGCAGCAACGTCTGTTGCCACAAGCACACGCGTTGCGCCAGATTTAAAGTTTTGTAGTGCCTTGTCACGTGCGCCTTGGCTTTTATCACCGTGAATGGATTCTGTTTTTAAGCCGTCTTTGCACATTTCTTTAGCAAGTAAATCAGCGGTTTGTTTGGTGCGGGTAAATATCAGCACTTGTTGCCAGTTTTTCATACCAATCATATGTGACACCAGCTCGCGCTTACGGTCTTCATCAACCGCATAAACAACTTGCTCTACTTCTGTCGCAGCGGAATTACGTTTATTCACCTCAACCAGCTTAGGGTCATTTAAGAGCTGTTTGCTAAGGTTAAAAATGCTGTCGTCAAATGTGGCTGAAAAAAGTAAGGTTTGACGCGCTTTTGGCACATGTCGCAAGATACGTTTTATCTCGTCGATGAACCCCATATCAAGCATGCGATCAGCCTCATCAAACACCAAGGCATTAATGTTTGAAAGCTTAATACTGCCTTTAATCACATGATCAAGTAAGCGCCCAGGTGTTGCTACCACAAGCTGTGCGCCTTTTATGGCTTTGATCTGTGGCCCAATACTGGCACCGCCATAAGCAAGAGCTGCTTTTATATCAGTATGCGCAGCATAGCGCTCTACACTTGCAAATACTTGCTGAGCAAGCTCGCGAGTAGGCGTTAAAATAAGTATTTTAACCGTGTCAGGAAGTGTCTCTTCAGATAACAAATTATGCAGCAGAGGTAACACAAACGCTGCTGTTTTACCTGTTCCTGTTTGTGCACTGCCCATCACATCAGCGCCCGATAAAATAAGCGGGATTGTCTGCGCTTGAATTGCAGTTGGGGTTTGATAATTTTCCGCTTGCAGAGCTTCTAAAAGTTCGGGGGCAAGGTTTAATTCTGAAAAAGTCGCTACTGACATGATATGAAGTACATTGGCTATAAAGCGAGTATTGTACGCACATGGCCACAAACAAAAAAGGCGCTAATGCGCCTTTTATCTAAAACAGTACTATTAAGCGTGGTTTAATGTACTTTTACGTTGATTATAAAAACTAATTAATTCATCAACCGTTGCTTGGCAATACTCGCGAATGCCAGAAACAACCATGTGTTTTTCACCTGAACCGACTTTCTCACCATTTTCTAGTAAATTAAATCGTAAGATAATTTTTCCGCGCTTGCCTGTGTAAGTAAAATCAGGTTCAACAAACTCAAGCTCTGGCTCTTCGATATCAAGACGCTCTAGATTAATTAGCATTGATTCATAAATAACCATAGGTCTTGCAGGGTTAATCATTACATCTTGTTTCGCCATTAATGGGATAATAACATGCGGAAATGCGGCACCTGAAAACTCAACATAGTTCTTAATCAAACTATTTGTAAGTTTAGCGCATTGGCTTACAGCCCCTTCACGCTTCACTTTAAGCATGATTTTATCACCATCAGTAATGGCAAATTCATCAGCCCCAGCAGGAAAAGTTAATTGCGATGTTTCATCCACCATGCCTGCAAAAGTAAATTCCATTTTCTCACTGATGCCGTATTGGTTTAATACAAGTGAAAAAAGAAGATCACCGGGTACACAAAACTTTTTTGCATCGATGTCGTGAAGAGGATTGAAATCATCCGCTACAGACTTAGCAAAACGACTTCCCTGCTCACGAGAGATAGAAACGTAATCAGCGTGCTGCTGATAATAAGGACTTAACATAATTGTTCACTGCTTAAACTACTCATAACCTGACTATACTACCAGAAAAAACATGTTGAGAGGTCGAATCTGTTCACAATTCAACTTTTGAGAGCAAAATGTATATGAATGATTACGAAGAATGCTTGAAAAACAACCAGGGGTATTTTGTATCTTTTTGTACACAACTGTTAACAAGTAAAGACTGATGAACAATTTTCACACAAAGTAATTTAATGATAAATTACTAGCAAAGAATAAATTGATATTCATTTTTCTATAAAAAACAATCCCCTATTTTTTACAGCAACATCTCCCTTAAGTGAGGCCATATATAACAAGCGTCAATTTGTTGCAAAAGTTTAAAATAAGGTATGATAAACATGCTTTTTTATTATGTATTCACCACACTCTCCCTGCTACAAATTAAAATAACAACATAAGTAATTGGGCTCATACATTGAGTTTGGCTGAAAAAACAGTATTTAATGGTTTATATCACTTTGCACAAACACATCAAAAAGAGAAAGGTTTGATTAAATGATCAACCAATTAAGTTGGATATCACTGCTTTTATGTTTATCAGTAATATCAACAAACTCTCAGGCACAAAAAATCGATGCTCCTTTTTTTAAGGTATCACCGGTTTTGTGTATTACTGATGTAAAACAAAAAATGTGTGAATTTAAAGTACAAATACACTTTAGAATTGCACCATACCGTGAGCTTTGCTTAGAAATAACACAACGTCCACAGCACACTCAGTGTTACACACAAACAAGTTTGATCATTGAAAAGCTGAATA includes the following:
- a CDS encoding DUF3019 domain-containing protein, with amino-acid sequence MINQLSWISLLLCLSVISTNSQAQKIDAPFFKVSPVLCITDVKQKMCEFKVQIHFRIAPYRELCLEITQRPQHTQCYTQTSLIIEKLNIKTEHPLTIKLINPLNNKIVQQQLLSIASYEAKDFRIKRRFGWSL
- a CDS encoding methylenetetrahydrofolate reductase, translated to MALSLQEKIEDTNQGVYLIGTTPPKSGTDKAQLETIAQKLLGRLHEIEYDGVIIYDIQDESSRTAKPRPFPFKETVDPREYSHLLRNLSQQDVITYKSVAQRGEAEFNEWLAETRNDFDLKNLVLVGSPSSHGDIKLSLPDAYKTLQKQDNDIFLGGVTIAERHASKRNEHERLLEKTEQGCQFFISQAVYNAQATIDLITSYARSCKALGISPKRIILTFTPCGGEKTLEFMQWLGISVPEATKWRMLDSANPLSESVRICRENLDLILQSCAHLNVPLGLNIESLTNRKEEIDASINLYRLLKATMELNLAEKQIA
- a CDS encoding DEAD/DEAH box helicase; protein product: MSVATFSELNLAPELLEALQAENYQTPTAIQAQTIPLILSGADVMGSAQTGTGKTAAFVLPLLHNLLSEETLPDTVKILILTPTRELAQQVFASVERYAAHTDIKAALAYGGASIGPQIKAIKGAQLVVATPGRLLDHVIKGSIKLSNINALVFDEADRMLDMGFIDEIKRILRHVPKARQTLLFSATFDDSIFNLSKQLLNDPKLVEVNKRNSAATEVEQVVYAVDEDRKRELVSHMIGMKNWQQVLIFTRTKQTADLLAKEMCKDGLKTESIHGDKSQGARDKALQNFKSGATRVLVATDVAARGLDIASLRYVINYELPYVAEDYVHRIGRTGRAGEKGFAMSLVSIDEQYLLDEIDILLDTRLTPQWLPGYEPDLSKEPKQIRKNTNKARRSRDKKRILGKKSPRRR
- a CDS encoding DUF3581 domain-containing protein, producing MLSPYYQQHADYVSISREQGSRFAKSVADDFNPLHDIDAKKFCVPGDLLFSLVLNQYGISEKMEFTFAGMVDETSQLTFPAGADEFAITDGDKIMLKVKREGAVSQCAKLTNSLIKNYVEFSGAAFPHVIIPLMAKQDVMINPARPMVIYESMLINLERLDIEEPELEFVEPDFTYTGKRGKIILRFNLLENGEKVGSGEKHMVVSGIREYCQATVDELISFYNQRKSTLNHA
- a CDS encoding sensor domain-containing diguanylate cyclase — encoded protein: MFEANKCAFRQPDNQFSLQKWQKTIDLMTELFSAPAGFIVQKNNGAYRIIVSSKQQENPYDVGAESNADDNIFCKQVLRDLAPLYVPHVSEDSQWHDSPYSKDGIESYLGVPICWPNGEPFGTFCVMDFEQTDYQPSLIELIKQLRDMVEDDLALLDSFAQMREIAMLDPLTNIYNRRALDLLSQHKLNLAARLGFEVCCLFIDVNNFKPLNDNFGHEVGDQALISLADSMKGTLREADIIGRLGGDEFVALLQATSGDCIDTIMKKLETKFKANLQSQGLPELSLSIGYAMLTQHNETFADLLKRADEDMYEKKQAYKRD
- a CDS encoding M16 family metallopeptidase translates to MKFRLLATAVAVTLALGGCASNSQSTMVKEVEVEQSVSQDDNRVFSQDYLLEELENGLRVMVVKTDYPDVVSLQIPVSVGSRNEVEAGKTGFAHFFEHMMFKGSEKFPQDVYSDILKNSGVDNRAYTTNDYTNYHLNFSKEHLDKVLEIEADIFQNLTYSEEQFRTEALTVKGEYLKNNASPIRKLLSAVRNEAFEKHTYKHTTMGFFEDIEAMPDQMAYGKEFFAKFYKPEYVSLVIVGDVDPQETMAMVKKHWGNWEKGDYQADIPVEPKQQAAKYVHEKNDGLPGHWLLVSYKGTAWDPTQKDRAALGLISQLYFSNNSALYQELVVDKQIASQMFTYNPDTKDPGLLHVFVKVENEADLAKARDAINRTYAQARTELVDAQKLADLKSNLKYSFINGLDSSQSIASTLASYMHFERDPEVINQLYATADSITPEDIKAVANKYFVDSSRTTVTMSALDKVAGFDHEVDLNEAVANIEQAPTERHFKVLDKTNSSPLVDVNWLFNTGAAADPQGKKGLAVLTAAMLAQGGSETMSYKDIQKALYPLAGSFGYQIDKEMISLRGRVHKDNAAKWYALVSDQLLNPGFREDDFKRLKKELIDSIKAGLKASNDEELGKEVLYHQLYKGHPYESYNYGDLSDLEALTLDDVKAFYANQFTQSKLTVGLIGAIPSDVKSTMLKDLTSLPHGKESRLTIPDAPVLKGHHATIVEKSAQSTAVSFGFPIDTIRSSDDWTALWLVRSYFGEHRSSNSFLYQRIRQTRGMNYGDYAYIEYFPRGMFQTKPDANLGRSEQIFQVWLRPLRSNNDAHFATRTALFELDKLIKEGISKEDFEATRNFLINFVPQMVASQDRQLGYALDSEFYNTESFVDYVRGKLEKLTLDDVNRVIRDNLQTENIHYVFITGDGKDMQKRLASEQTSPMVYNAEKPAELVAEDKVIADYKLAIPAKNIKVLDVEKVFQ